CAGGTGAAGTATTTACCGATAAAGATGGTAATGATATTAAATTCCAAGGAGTGGCAAAAGCGCGAGAAGCCTTGGTTAATGATTTAGAACAAAACAATGGAGAACTTTATATGAAAATATATAATCTTGTTCAAGAGATAATTAGGGGATGAGTTTATGGATTGGACGGTAACAGGGGTAGCTACCGCTATATGCTTGGCGGTGGTAGCTATTGTTTTAGGTTGGTTTGAATATGATAAAGCTAAGGTGCATAAGTTGGCCTTGGAAAGGCGATTGGATTGGATGTTGCAGGATAATAGAGATGATTTGATAAATACTGTGGCACTTTTGTTGGCGCAAAAGATTTGGGAACAAGCACAAAAGGAGATTAAAAATAATGGCTACTGAAAGACAGCGTAAATCTAAAATACAAGAGAGAAGGATTACTAAAAGCCTTGCGGAATTGGGCCAGGAAGCGAAGCGGCAGGTAGCTTCAGGAGCTTTATGGTTTGCTAAAAGCGATGTGGTATCAGAAATATTCCAGGTGGAGTGTAAAACAAAAATTAAACCTTCTAAATCCATTACTCTCCAGAAAGTTTGGTTTGATAAAATATATAAAGAGGCGTTACAGGCAGGTAAAATACCTGCCGTTGTTATCTCTTTTGGTGATGGAGAGGATTATTTCTGTATAAGGGCAAAAGATTTGTATTCTCTCTTAGCAAAGGAGGCACCTACGAATGGTTAATTTTCCTTTTGGAATACTGGTTATGGGTTTAGGTAAACCTACCCCGCCTGAAGGTATGGTTTTTTATAATTATGATGATGAATTTGATGTTGGTTTGACGGTAAAAGAGAAAATGATGTTGTTTGGATCTGTATTAAAAAATACAGGTGTAGTGCTTGTTAATTTACAAAAAGTGGATCTGTCTATAGAAGAAATCCTGATTTTGCAGATGGCCTATACTAATAATATCCCCATCCTGGGGGTGGGGGAGCA
This portion of the Moorella sp. E308F genome encodes:
- a CDS encoding putative PDDEXK endonuclease, with the protein product MATERQRKSKIQERRITKSLAELGQEAKRQVASGALWFAKSDVVSEIFQVECKTKIKPSKSITLQKVWFDKIYKEALQAGKIPAVVISFGDGEDYFCIRAKDLYSLLAKEAPTNG